Proteins co-encoded in one Mastacembelus armatus chromosome 24, fMasArm1.2, whole genome shotgun sequence genomic window:
- the taf1a gene encoding TATA box-binding protein-associated factor RNA polymerase I subunit A, giving the protein MMDDLDRELGSLEHSEHDDDTSDNNSVKRGKKSKLPLANLTYAETPKETGFHQSTRVCLEKIREALLHHRWQEAAEYMACYPQILEDTTRGSALQHKELIWRMSTEILHHHPNSKLEDYNNIYERMKHSGVKDYLMVSLEHSFHLLLHGHIEDAKRQLSVAESWRYGKESAVQYQNIKLIQAYKSLLDYIIWCDKKFTHSNPDYIDSGDNQEMHNYFRQASVNLKEILRNPGIWDPFILCYVEMLEFYEDHEEALKVLNDYAYDNNFPPNPNAHVYLYQYLKRHDAPEKKLMKVLKILRVLVPSHELMLEYSSFLLQSEKTSDDQKALGVVLEMLDFACWRSSLDVWKCLKNIIQKLQLEEDWKNIVSEKMAGRQDWWPALHFTSFHARKDAEENPELMEVKSSLTKILCPELMLKYDAESVTSGEQT; this is encoded by the exons ATGATGGATGATTTGGATAGAGAGCTGGGGTCTCTTGAACACTCAGAGCATGACGatgacacctcagacaacaaCTCTGTAAAACGAGGCAAAAAATCCAAACTCCCTCTGGCTAATCTAACATATGCAG AGACACCAAAGGAAACTGGGTTTCACCAGAGCACAAGGGTCTGCCTGGAGAAGATCAGAGAAGCCCTGCTGCATCACAGATGGCAAGAGGCTGCAGAATACATGGCATGTTACCCACAAATATTAGAAGACACAACTAGGGGCAGTGCACTGCAGCATAAGGAG CTTATTTGGAGAATGAGCACAGAGATCCTTCACCATCACCCCAACTCAAAGTTGGAGGATTACAACAACATCTATGAACGAATGAAACATTCAGGAGTTAAGGATTACCTGATG GTCAGTCTGGAACATTCTTTCCACCTGCTGCTCCATGGTCACATTGAAGACGCAAAGCGTCAGCTGTCTGTAGCTGAAAGTTGGAGGTATGGGAAGGAGTCAGCAGTTCAGTATCAGAACATCAAACTGATCCAGGCCTACAAGAGTCTGCTGGATTATATTATCTGGTGTGACAAAAAGTTCACACACTCTAACCCTG aTTATATTGACTCTGGTGACAATCAAGAGATGCATAACTACTTCAGACAAGCCTCTGTCAATCTAAAGGAGATTCTGAGGAATCCTGGCATCTGGGATCCCTTTATACTGTGTTATGTTGAG ATGCTGGAGTTCTATGAGGATCATGAAGAGGCTTTAAAAGTCCTGAATGACTATGCCTACGACAACAATTTTCCACCCAATCCCAATGCGCATGTCTATCTGTACCAATACTTAAAGCGGCATGATGCTCCAGAGAAGAAACTGATGAAAGTATTGAAG ATCCTCCGGGTATTAGTACCGAGCCATGAGTTGATGCTGGAGTACAGCTCTTTCCTGCTTCAGTCAG agAAAACAAGTGATGACCAGAAGGCTTTAGGAGTTGTTCTGGAAATGCTGGACTTTGCCTGCTGGAGAAGCAGCCTGGACGTGTGGAAgtgtttaaaaaacattattcaaaAATTACAGTTAGA AGAAGACTGGAAGAACATTGTCTCTGAAAAAATGGCTGGAAGACAAGACTGGTGGCCTGCGCTGCACTTCACCAGCTTCCACGCCAGGAAAGATGCAGAGGAAAACCCAGAGCTAATGGAAGTGAAGTCATCGCTGACAAAAATCCTCTGCCCAG AACTAATGCTGAAGTATGATGCTGAATCAGTGACCAGTGGAGAGCAGACTTGA